In the Juglans microcarpa x Juglans regia isolate MS1-56 chromosome 6D, Jm3101_v1.0, whole genome shotgun sequence genome, one interval contains:
- the LOC121234605 gene encoding heme-binding protein 2-like: MEIPRWMVLVLCSVSLGLCNAIDSPQYTVVHTESDFEIRLYRDSTWMSAPVKDISFQKATKLGFHRLFQYIQGANLNFSRIAMTAPVLTSIVREAGPLHSSAYLVRFYLPVKFQASPPLPLPELNLKPYSWDSRCIAVRKFSGFARDNNIVKEAEKLGISLNRSPWANSTSSEKSNAYSIAQYNSPFRIIGRVNEVWVDIDASGLDGCKSSGLATY, translated from the exons ATGGAGATCCCGAGGTGGATGGTACTGGTGCTCTGTTCAGTGTCTCTGGGTCTGTGCAACGCAATCGATTCGCCGCAGTACACGGTGGTTCACACGGAATCGGACTTCGAGATCAGACTCTACAGAGACTCCACTTGGATGTCTGCTCCCGTTAAAGACATCTCCTTCCAGAAGGCCACCAAACTGGGTTTCCATAG GCTGTTCCAGTACATCCAAGGTGCCAATCTGAATTTTTCCCGGATTGCAATGACAGCTCCAGTTTTGACAAGCATAGTCCGAGAAGCTGGCCCCCTACATTCATCAGCCTATTTAGTACGATTTTACTTGCCCGTAAAGTTCCAAGCTAGCCCTCCACTCCCACTACCAGAGCTGAACCTGAAACCATATTCATGGGACAGTCGTTGTATTGCTGTTAGGAAGTTCTCTGGATTTGCTAGGGATAATAACATTGTTAAAGAGGCAGAGAAACTTGGCATTAGCTTGAACAGATCTCCATGGGCAAATTCAACTTCTTCTGAGAAAAGTAATGCCTACTCGATTGCACAGTACAATTCCCCATTCCGCATTATCGGGCGTGTAAATGAGGTTTGGGTGGATATTGATGCATCTGGATTAGATGGCTGTAAATCCAGTGGATTAGCTACATACTGA